One stretch of Prionailurus viverrinus isolate Anna chromosome C1, UM_Priviv_1.0, whole genome shotgun sequence DNA includes these proteins:
- the FAM131C gene encoding protein FAM131C, whose product MGSCVSRDLFTSAHKDCPMPQGTGPLNPDLPSSHPPAVAPDHVTGKDKQMDFCWDPWQRCLQTTNGYLSDSRSCSSNYNVAALATSSLVGVVQSIKDHITKPTAMARGRVAHLIEWKGWRAQRSGWEPSPAEDEHYCCLPDELREARFAAGVAEQFAITEATLSAWSSLDNEELHPENSPQDVVQLQDLENLYLQDSLLSGPSQDDSLLAFSSPGLSPDGWPSPDEPPITAADPQPPSPEQQHRRRLPRGPGPEGGAHLQGSLPSVDSISLSEEEDEVFYN is encoded by the exons ATCTGTTCACAAGTGCCCACAAGGACTGCCCCATGCCCCAGGGCACGGGTCCTCTGAACCCAGACTTGCCCTCCAGCCATCCCCCTGCTGTTGCTCCAGACCATGTCACTGGCAAG GACAAACAGATGGATTTCTGTTGGGATCCTTGGCAG AGGTGCTTGCAGACCACCAACGGCTACCTGTCTGATTCCAGGTCCTGCTCCAGCAACTACAATGTGGCGGCTCTAGCCACCTCGTCCCTTGTGG GGGTGGTGCAGAGCATCAAGGACCACATCACGAAGCCCACGGCCATGGCGCGTGGCCGCGTGGCTCACCTCATCGAGTGGAAGGGCTGGCGTGCCCAGCGGTCGGGCTGGGAGCCATCCCCGGCTGAGGATGAGCATTACTGTTGCCTGCCAGACGAGCTGCGGGAGGCCCGCTTTGCTGCAG gggtcGCCGAACAGTTTGCCATCACAGAGGCCACACTGAGCGCCTGGTCCTCTCTGGACAATGAGGAACTTCACCCCGAGAACAGCCCTCAGGACGTCGTCCAGCTACAGG ACCTAGAGAACCTCTACCTTCAGGACAGTCTTCTGAGCGGCCCCTCCCAGGACGACAGTCTTCtggccttctcttcccctggcCTCTCCCCCGATGGCTGGCCCTCACCCGATGAGCCCCCCATCACAGCTGCcgacccccagccccccagccccgaACAGCAGCATCGGAGGCGGCTGCCTAGGGGCCCGGGGCCTGAGGGTGGGGCCCACCtgcagggctccctcccctcggTGGACAGCATCTCCCTCtcggaggaggaggacgaggtgTTCTACAACTGA